The Heliangelus exortis chromosome Z, bHelExo1.hap1, whole genome shotgun sequence genomic sequence tggatattaggaagaaattctctacagagagggtgatcagccattggaatgggctgcccagggaaggggtggattctccatccctggagatatttcaaaagagcctggatgtggcactcagtgccatgggctgggaactgcagtgggagtggagcaagggttggacttgatgagctctgagctcccttccaacccagccagttctaggattctatgaaaatcagcagctgatgacttgattttttttcttctccttcacaGGATATCAATGGCCACGCATGCATCATCTGTCCTTGGCATAAATATGTGATTACCTTGGACACAGGAGAAGGGTTATATGAAGGAATAAACCCTTTGGAGCCATCACCAACACCGCAGTGGCAATCGAAAGGAGTCAAGCAAAGGGTTCATGAAGTCACAGTAGACAATGGAAATGTCTATGTGAGTCCTCCAGATCTGTCTGTGAGCTTTGACTCTGATTATTTTGCAGATAAGTACAAAAATAGTGGTGACTCAGCtatggaaaaacaaagcagctcagaagcagcagaggaagctgcGTCCAGAGAGCAGAACCTTGGTGAGGGCAGCAGCGAGGAGCCATtgtcatgaaataaaaatgcactgtGGCCATAAAGATTGTTTCCAGATTAAATTCCAGTATTAATGCTGAGCTGAGGCACTGGGACTGTGTAGAACTGAGCGAGATAAGAAGCTCTGCATTGTCAGGAACACGACTGATCCTGTGCCAATGATTTCCTTTTGCACTTGCGTTTCAAAGAGACTTTAATTACAGCAGAGTGCTTCGTTAATActtgatgttttaaaaatatctgttttgctagaattgttttggtttttagaaGGGGATATTGTGTTTCACTGCTCATAAAACATTAGGTAGGTTAAGGTAAATACTCAGGAGTAAAGGTTATGTTTATGTAGCTAACAGTTTATGATGACTTCGGTATAAAGggaatttttaaactttttagaTACATGAGCAATCTCTGGATACTTATTAAGTTCCACAAAGAGAGGAGCAAAACGTGAGCATATTTTAGTGACCTTCTTTATGCCATTTGTGTATTACTACCCTGGTCCCATAGAAATGTTCATTTTCCTCCTCACTGAACTCCTCTTAGTGGTTCATCATGTAATGTGACAAGCATTTGTTCTGTTTAGCTTGTTCTTCCTGGTTCAGTTGgataagaaagtaaaaaaaaaagatacacaaTAAACAAAATCCTGACTGcctgtttccttttatttgtaaggacatatttattcttttttttttttagacattcCTTTGAAAAGATGTACTTTCAGTGCACAGCCCAAAGTTACCTTTCTCTGTGTGCCTTCACTGAATATTACCAGATTTGCCCCAATAAACCCAGTAAGAAActtccccctgcccagcctgcaggGACCAGAGAGCAGAGACTCTGCTGAGCATCCCCTGGCttggctgcagctctctgggggtgttttttgggtgATTTGTGGCTGTTTGCAGGGCTGGGTTGTTGCCTGCTCTGTTTCTCTGGGGACTCAGGGGTCCTCTGGACCCATGAAACCAGGAGGTTTGTGTCAGCACCAGTGTGCTTGTAAATGTGCTTAAAACATAAAGAAAGCCTGGGTACCAGAGGAAAACCTGTGTGCCTGGTTGGTCacaatggaaaaataaacaaacaaacagacaaaaaagccacaaagcAAACCCAAGCCATTTATTTCATTGCATTTCCACCCAGATGCCCACCCAGACCACTGCCTCCTTTCTGTGCCTGGCAGGGGACCAGTGTCACCTCCAAGCTGCTCTGGAGATGATCTTGCTCCAGGTGTGGGTTTTACACCTGCAGaaattcttgttttttcctccttccactgCCCCAGCCAGAACCCCTGAGATAGGTGCAGatgtttgctttcctccagaTCAACCAAGTCTTGAGCACctgctgggaggggatgggagggatgggagggatgggagggatgggagggatgggagggatgggagggatggaggggatggaggggatggaggggatggaggggatgggagggatggaggggatgggagggatgggagggatgggagggatgggagggatggaggggatggaggggatggaggggatggaggggatggaggggatggaggggatggaggggatggaggggatggaggggatggaggggatggaggggatggaggggatggaggggatggggaaatGGGAGGAATGGGGGGGATAGAGGANNNNNNNNNNNNNNNNNNNNNNNNNNNNNNNNNNNNNNNNNNNNNNNNNNNNNNNNNNNNNNNNNNNNNNNNNNNNNNNNNNNNNNNNNNNNNNNNNNNNNNNNNNNNNNNNNNNNNNNNNNNNNNNNNNNNNNNNNNNNNNNNNNNNNNNNNNNNNNNNNNNNNNNNNNNNNNNNNNNNNNNNNNNNNNNNNNNNNNNNTCCCTTCCCCCTcggaggctcccatccctccaggcccttgtcccaagtccctccccagctttcctggagccccttcaggcactggaaggtgctccaaggtctcccccagaatctcttctttcccttcctcttttctctttctcttcttctcttctcttctcttctctttcttctcttctcttctcttctcttctcttctcttctcttctctcctctcctctcctctcctctcctctcctctcctctcctctcctctcctctcctctcctctcctctcctctcctctcctctcctctcctctcctctcctctcctctctttttcctctccctcctcctcctcctcctcctcttcctcctcctcctccttctcctcttcctcctcctcctcctcctggctccagagctccagggctgctccatcccctccctcccagcatctccagggcctctGTGGGTTTGTGTTGAGAAGGAGATCCATGGAGCTGAGGACcatcctgctgtgctgggaagggactggagggCTCCAGGGATGTCCCTCAGCTCTGGCATTCGGGGGGGAGCAGTGGGGGTGGTGACCAAGGGGGTTGTGTGGGCTCCTTCATCCTCTCCCCTGTCAGAAAGCtcctgagcagcttcccagggaagctgagtAAACTTTGTAAAGGGAACAAGGTGCCCCAGGGTGGGATGAGATGTGGGATTTggggctggaagctgctggtAAGGAGGGGGAGTgaagtgcaaggaaaaaaaccccacagaaaccccccccaaaaaccagcCACACTAAAcccaatgaaaaacaaaaacaaaacacccaaaaaaatgaaggaaaagaggaaaaaaagaggaaaaaaagaggaaaaaaagaggaaaaaaagaggaaaaaaaagggaaaaaaagaggaaaaaaagaggaaaaaagaggaaaaaaagaggaaaaaaagaggaaaaaaagaggaaaaaaagaggaaaaaaagagaaaaaagaggaaaaaagagaaaaaagaggaaaaagggaaaaggggaaaaaggggaaaaaggggaaaaaggggaaaaaggggggaaaagggggaaaagggggaaaagggggaaaggggggaaaggggggaaaaggggggaaaggggggaaaggggggaaaggggggaaaaggggggaaaaggggggaaaagggggaaaaagggggaaaagagggaaaagagggaaaaagagggaaaagggaaaaagggaaaagggaaaaaagggaaaagcgaaaagggaaaagggggaaaaggggaaaaggggaaaaggaaaaaggaaaaaaggaaaaaggaaaaaggaaaaaggaaaaaggaaaaaggaaaaaggaaaaaggaaaaaggaaaaaggaaaaaggaaaaaggaaaaaggaaaaaggggaaaaggggaaaaggggaaaggaaaaaggaagagaaaagagagaaaagagagaaaagagaaaagagagaaaagagagaaaagagagaaaagagagaaaagagagaaaagagagaaaaagaggagagaaaagagagaaaagagagaaaagagagaaaagagagaaaagagagaaaagagagaaaagagagaaaagagagaaaaggaaaaagtaaaaagaaacacCACCCCtctccaccccaaaaaaaacccaaaaaaccccaaaccaatcaaaccaaaccaaaccaagatGGAAATTTGCCTCTTCTGGAACAagacattttcctcattttcctcagGGCTGGATTTTTGGGTTAAATCCTCCTCATCCTGCAGGCAGGGTGGGGCTTCCAGGTGGGAACAAATCCTCCTGATGGAGCTGGATCCAGAGACCTCCTCTGGGAACATCCCCAGGCCCCAGGCTCCTCTCCTTGAAAAAGTGGTGAttggaaggggaaaataaacaaataaacaaaaaaaaaatcccaaaataaattaatgaacaaaaaaaaaccccaaccccacaacaaacaaaaagcccacaaaacaaatgaaaaccaaccccaaaacaaacaaacaaaagaaaaaaacaaaagaagaaagaaaaaacaaaggaaaatgaaccaaaaacaaaaggaaaaaaaaaccagcataaaggaaaacaaacaaaaaacaaaagaaaaaaaacaaaataaaggaaaacaaacaaaaaacaaaagaagaaacaaaataaaaggaaaaaaacaaaaaacaaaagaaaaaacaaaataaaaggaaaaaaaacaaaaaacaaaagaaaaaaacaaagtaaaggaaaacaagcaaaaaacaaaataaaaaaacaaaataaaggaaaacaaacaaaaaacaaaataaaaaacaaaataaaggaaaacaaaaaacaaaataaaggaaaacaaacaaaaaaaaaaaaagaaaaaaacaaaataaaggaaaacaaacaaaaaactccccGGTGAAGCACAGAGGACCAAAAATACcattttcccccattttttaaaaaatgcattttttttgtttgagagGTGCTATGAAGCCCCCCAGCCACGCAGGCAAATGGGAGCCCCACCCCCCCTCTAATTAATCAGGACTGAGCCCTAATTAAGTTCCCAGGTGGTTCAGGGATGGAAttgggagacaaaaaaaaaacccaaagagttTTCTGTCCCCCCCCCTGGATTTGTGCCGGGAAACCCCTGGTCCAGCACAATTTATAAATAAGGATAAATAAGGATAATTTATAAATTACCCTtcataaatgaaatatttaatttaatttaaataaataaataaataaataaataaatatgctttatatatgaaatataGATGCTTTACgattgaaatatttaatttactaaataaataaataaataaatgagctTTATAAAcgaaatatttaatttaatgaacACCAGTCAAGTCGTTATCACGTTCATTCGTGGGGCacttattaatttattaatcaTGCATTCGATTTCATCTGTCCaatgttattattattattatttttatttgtcagGCCACACCCGGGCCCTCACCTCCACCTGACCTTTGCATTTTTGGTTCTTTAAGAAGGGCAGAAAATGCTGGAATTCTGATAAAACCCGGGGAATGgcaaattctggaaaaaaacacaaaatcctAAGAGTCATGGGATGGTTTACACATGGGattggggtttggttttgtgttgatttttgtctgtttggtttatttggctttttctttttttttttctttgtttggggtcttgttggtttggggtttttttttttgttgtttttttgtcttgttttttgtttgttttttgggagatttttgggttgggttggtaggggttatttttttgttgtatttttgggggggttttgttgggtttttttcttttgttttagggtttgtttggttttgctttgttttgggcTGCGGGGCAGGGGTGtgggcagctgcaggaaaagggCTCTTAATTACTTAATTATTCCGGTAATGATAAtccttaattaattaattcGGTAATGATAATCCTTAATTAATTACTCTGGTAATGATAATCCTATCAGGGCTCCTGCCTGCGGGATGAGCAGCACCTTGGGCTCAGGGGATGGGGAAAGTGTGTGTAGAAAATTGTAATTCTGAGGGCGTGTTTTTTGGtatgattttgggttttttcttgttttctgtttgtttgttatttttgtggggttttttgttttggtttttttggtttttttgtttgtttgtttgtttgtttgattgattgattttttgtggttttgttttggttttcatgttttgtattttttttttaacatttttaaatttttttttccttttttttttttttcttttttttccccattctcaGTGTTTATATAACCcgaaaagttaaaaaaaaaaacaacaacaaaacgCACAAACCAAggtaaataatttcattaactTTTACTCGACTTCACTCCCCATCACCTCAACACCCAACGGACTCAACcccctgaaaacaaaacaaaaatttttagtttttagtaaAACAccaacaccccctcccccccagacCAAACCCTCCCCCCGCGATGACGTCACCGGCCCCGCCCCACGGCGCGTGCCCCGCGATGACGTCACGGGGCGGGTGTGACGTAGCAGTAAAAGGGGAAAGAGcgagggggtgaggaggggtcaaccccacccccaccccgaCCCCACCCCGACCCCACCCTGACCCCACCCTGACCCCGCCCCGAGTGACAGCGGTGACCATTGGTACCACGACCCAACAACCCTGACACCAACAACACCCTGACAACAACACCTTGATAACAACAACACCCTGATAACAACACCCTGCTACTACAACCCCTGCTGCTAACCACCCTCCTACTACCACCTCTGCTACTACAACCCCTGCTACTCCtaccctgctgctcacacccacacctttctccctgctgctggttACTCCactgctactcacacctctgctactcacacctctgctactcacacctctgctggtcacacctctgctgctcacacctctgtTACTCACacttctgctgctcacacctctgctactcacacctctaCTACTCACAGCTTcgctactcacacctctgctactcacaccctggctactcacacctctgctactcacacctctgctactcacagcttcgctactcacacctctgctactcacaccctggctactcacacctctgctactcacacctctgctgctcacacctctgctactcacaccctggctactcacacctctgctactcacacctctgctgctcacacctctcctgctcacacctctgctgctcacacctctgctactcacaccctggctactcacacctctcagctcacacctctgctgctcacacctctcctgctcacacctctgctactcacaccctggctactcacacctctgctactcacacctctgctgctcacacctctgctactcacacctctgctgctcacacctctgctatCACACCCtggctactcacacctctgctactcacacctctgctgctcacacctctgctactcacacctctgctggtCAcaccctctgctgctcacacctctgtACTCACacttctgctgctcacacctctgctactcacagctctgctactcacacctctcctgctgacacctctcctgctcacacctctgctactcacacctctgctactcacacctctgctactcacacctctgctactcacaccctggctactcacacctctgctactcacacctctgctgctcacacacctctcctgctcacacctctgctgctcacacctctgctactcacacctctcctgctcacacctctgctgctcacacctctcctgctcacacctctgctgctcacacctctgctgctcacacctctgctactcacaccctggctactcacacctctcctgctcacacctctgctgctcacacctctcctgctcacacctctgctactcacacctctgctgctcacacctctgctactcacaccctggctactcacacctctgctactcacacctctgctgctcacacctctgctgctcacacctctcctgctcacacctctgctgctcacacctctgctgctcacacctctgctactcacaccctggctactcacacctctcctgctcacacctctgctgctcacacctctcctgctcacacctctgctactcacaccctggctactcacacctctgctactcacacctctgctgctcacacctctcctgctcacacctctgctgctcacacctctgctactcacaccctggctactcacacctctcctgctcacacctctgctgctcacacctctgctactcac encodes the following:
- the RFESD gene encoding Rieske domain-containing protein, producing the protein MLDLLLLCLHFFLCFLITLSICRGPQDADLCSSSTGTVEAGPDGLVFIGKEDDIKRSQRATARVNGREIVVFYHEGKFHALDSRCYHEGGPLYRGEIEDINGHACIICPWHKYVITLDTGEGLYEGINPLEPSPTPQWQSKGVKQRVHEVTVDNGNVYVSPPDLSVSFDSDYFADKYKNSGDSAMEKQSSSEAAEEAASREQNLGEGSSEEPLS